The Pygocentrus nattereri isolate fPygNat1 chromosome 2, fPygNat1.pri, whole genome shotgun sequence genome has a window encoding:
- the LOC108411284 gene encoding macrophage mannose receptor 1-like codes for MSSALYLVLLFSALWTLSFCGTREFYVVNQDKTWTDAQKYCREKYTDLATIESQEEMNALVAVLSGKTGHFWIGLRQKENVNNTCFQGAAAGLPMTSGVNRCWTWSDGSYFSYSNWNSREPNNAGTGNCGELWSSNGYKWNDADCSYKNQFVCYKKLPLILINQTKTWREALRYCRENHVDLVSVHTEEIQHWVETAVYYASTANVWMGLRHTCTLSFWFWVSGESMCYQNWAPGNGTGVEDCSGGERTGAVHSGSKQWVSLPEDQRLNFICTVKEI; via the exons ATGAGTTCAGCTCTGTATCTGGTCCTGCTTTTCTCAG CTCTGTGGACGCTCTCCTTCTGTGGGACACGTGAGTTTTATGTGGTGAATCAAGATAAGACCTGGACCGATGCTCAGAAATACTGCAGAGAGAAATACACTGACCTGGCCACCATTGAGAGCCAAGAGGAGATGAACGCTCTGGTAGCTGTTCTCAGTGGGAAAACAGGCCATTTCTGGATTGGactgagacagaaagaaaatgtgaacAACACT TGTTTCCAAGGAGCTGCTGCAGGGCTGCCGATGACCAGTGGGGTCAACCGG TGCTGGACGTGGTCAGATGGGAGTTACTTCTCATACAGCAACTGGAACTCTAGGGAACCAAACAACGCTGGCACTGGTAACTGTGGAGAGTTATGGAGTTCAAATGGATACAAGTGGAATGATGCAGACTGCAGTTACAAAAATCAATTCGTCTGCTATAAGA AGCTTCCACTCATCCTGATTAATCAGACCAAGACGTGGAGAGAAGCTCTGAGATACTGCAGAGAGAATCATGTGGATCTggtttctgttcacactgaggAAATCCAGCACTGGGTGGAAACAGCTGTTTATTATGCCTCCACTGCTAATGTGTGGATGGGTCTGCGTCACACCTGCACCCTCAGCTTCTGGTTCTGGGTGAGTGGAGAGTCAATGTGCTACCAGAACTGGGCTCCGGGGAACGGGACAGGGGTGGAAGACTGCAGTGGAGGAGAAAGAACAGGAGCGGTGCATTCTGGGAGTAAGCAGTGGGTCAGTCTGCCAGAGGATCAGAGACTCAACTTCATCTGCACTGTTAAGG AGATCTAG
- the LOC119262382 gene encoding snaclec A9-like has protein sequence MSSALYLVLLFSALWTLSFCGTRQFYVVNQDKTWTDAQKYCRHKFTDLATIQSQKEMNALLAVHNRKTGYFWIGLRQKRNVNNTCFQGAAAGPPMTSGVNRSFHSSRLMRS, from the exons ATGAGTTCAGCTCTGTATCTGGTCCTGCTTTTCTCAG CTCTGTGGACTCTCTCCTTCTGTGGGACTCGTCAGTTTTATGTGGTGAATCAAGATAAGACCTGGACCGATGCTCAGAAATACTGCAGACACAAATTCACGGACCTGGCAACCATTCAGAGCCAAAAGGAGATGAACGCTCTGTTAGCTGTTCACAATAGGAAAACAGGCTATTTCTGGATTGGactgagacagaaaagaaatGTGAACAACACT TGTTTCCAAGGAGCTGCTGCAGGGCCACCAATGACCAGTGGGGTCAACCGG